In one Oreochromis aureus strain Israel breed Guangdong linkage group 2, ZZ_aureus, whole genome shotgun sequence genomic region, the following are encoded:
- the gnpda1 gene encoding glucosamine-6-phosphate isomerase 1: MKLIILNDYDQASEWAAKYIRNKILQFSPGPNKYFTLGLPTGGTPLGCYKKLIEYYKNGALSFQYVKTFNMDEYVGLPRDHPESYHSFMWNNFFKHIDIKAENTHILDGNAADLQAECDAFEKKITAAGGIQLFVGGIGPDGHIAFNEPGSSLVSRTRVKTLAKDTIMANARFFDGDLSKVPTMALTVGVGTVMDAKEVMILITGAHKAFALYKAIEEGVNHMWTVSAFQQHPQTIFVCDEDATLELRVKTVKYFKGMMHVHNKLVESPPSEPKKN, translated from the exons ATGAAGCTCATCATCCTGAACGACTACGACCAGGCGAGCGAATGGGCAGCAAAGTACATTAGAAACAAGATTTTACAGTTCAGCCCTGGCCCCAACAAATACTTCACTCTGGGGCTCCCTACAG GAGGCACCCCTTTAGGTTGTTATAAGAAGCTGATTGAATACTACAAAAATGGAGCTCTATCATTCCAGTACGTGAAGACTTTCAACATGGATGAATATGTAG GACTTCCCAGAGATCATCCTGAGAGCTACCACTCCTTCATGTGGAATAACTTCTTCAAGCACATAGATATAAAAGCAGAGAACACGCACATCCTCGATGGCAACGCTGCCGACCTGCAGGCAGAGTGTGATGCCTTTGAGAAGAAGATAACAGCTGCTGGGGGGATTCAGCTGTTTGTTGGAG GTATTGGACCTGATGGCCACATTGCATTTAATGAGCCTGGTTCAAGTCTGGTATCCAGGACCAGAGTGAAGACACTGGCGAAGGACACCATTATGGCCAATGCCCGATTCTTTGATGGCGACCTCTCAAAAGTCCCCACCATGGCGCTGACGGTGGGAGTGGGCACTGTCATGGATGCCAAAGAG GTCATGATTCTCATCACCGGAGCACACAAGGCGTTTGCTTTGTACAAAGCCATAGAGGAAGGTGTGAATCACATGTGGACGGTGTCTGCCTTCCAGCAGCACCCACAGACCATTTTTGTGTGCGATGAAGACGCCACCCTGGAACTGCGAGTCAAAACTGTGAAGTACTTTAAAG GCATGATGCATGTCCACAACAAGCTGGTAGAGTCACCTCCATCAgagccaaagaaaaactga